The Paramisgurnus dabryanus chromosome 1, PD_genome_1.1, whole genome shotgun sequence genome includes a window with the following:
- the LOC135734487 gene encoding uncharacterized protein codes for MDVICCKSDETDEGLQDDESTYQTSIETLDSVYNAGEQQQILQTKLKMCSVKLIDCTNLMTKITTEPTEIKTEPTEIKTEPTEEEDHTDENKEDDDDFIPDVKSESGSNEETSSKELTAQTLSCITCGKMFSSQRHLERHERKHTEQKLLTRSEISFTTLQEKKLHSEEHKEKKKIHCQQCGKDFDFLYQLKRHMRTHSGEKPFNCTKCGKYFSTKQNLDIHKSIHTGEKPYKCSHCEKRFRHKSHMRRHTRLHTNERPYQCSQCDKCFIAKEYLVVHQRVHTGAKPYYCNVCEKSFKQYGSLVTHQRIHTGEKPYKCTYCEKTFARSCSLKIHVRVHSGEKPYVCSQCGKSCTDSSHLRVHLRIHTGEKPYICSHCGKSFSTSVSLKGHERVHTEENPHHCSVCGKSFSRRGYLVLHQRIHTGEKPYKCSQCGKTFAKSSHSKIHERIHTGEKPYVCSQCGKSFTTSTHLRVHQRVHTGEKPHHCSVCGKSFNQFDSLVKHQRTHTGEKPYKCYHCEKTFTQSCSLKIHQRVHTGEKPYVCSQCGKRFTTSSHLRVHLRVHTGEKPHHCSVCGKSFSRNGSLVKHQRTHTD; via the exons ATGGATGTGATTTGTTGTAAATCAGACGAAACTGATGAGGGTTTACAGGATGATGAATCTACTTATCAAACCTCCATAGAGACTCTGGATTCTGTCTataacgctggagaacagcagcagatcctgcagaccaaactcaagatgtgttcagttaaaCTCATCGACTGCACGAACCTCATGACGAAGATTACAACTGAACctacagaaataaaaactgaacctacagaaataaaaactgaacccacagaagagGAAGATCACACTGATGAGAATAAGGAGGACGACGATGATTTTATTCCTG ATGTAAAGAGTGAGTCCGGTTCTAATGAAGAAACGTCATCAAAAGAGCTGAcagcacaaactctttcctgcatcacctgtggaaagatgttcagctcacagagacatttagagagacatgagagaaaacacacagaacagaaactcttaaccagatctgagatcagctttactaccttacaagagaagaaacttcattcagaagagCACAAAGAGAAGAAGAAGATTCACTGTCAGCAGTGTGGGAAAGATTTTGACTTCTTATATCAGCTGAAAAGAcacatgaggacacacagtggtgaaaaacctttcaactGCACCAAATGTGGCAAATATTTCAGCACCAAACAAAATCTTGATATTCATAAGAGCattcacacaggagaaaaaccATACAAGTGTTCTCACTGTGAAAAGAGATTCAGACATAAAAGCCACATGAGGAGACACACGCGTTTGCACACCAATGAGAGACCGTATCAGTGCAGTCAATGTGACAAATGTTTCATTGCCAAAGAATATCTTGTtgttcatcagagagttcacactggagcaAAACCGTATTACTGTAATGTTTGTGAGAAGAGTTTTAAACAATATGGCAGTTTAGTGACGCaccagagaattcatacaggtgaaaaaccatACAAGTGTACTTACTGTGAGAAGACGTTTGCTCGGTCATGTTCTTTAAAAATCCATGTGAGAGTTCACAGTGGcgagaaaccttacgtctgctctcAATGTGGAAAGAGCTGTACTGATTCATCTCATTTGAGAGTTCAtctgagaattcacactggagagaaaccttacatctgctctcactgtggaaagagcttctctACTTCAGTTAGTTTGAAAGGTcatgagagagttcacactgagGAAAATCCTCATCACTGtagtgtttgtgggaagagtttcagTCGACGTGGCTATTTAGTTTTACaccagagaattcatacaggtgaaaaaccttacaaatgctctcagtgtgggAAGACGTTTGCTAAGTCAAGTCACTCTAAAATCcatgagagaattcacactggagagaaaccttacgtctgctctcaatgtggaaagagcttcACTACTTCAACTCATTTGAGagttcatcagagagttcacaccggagagaaacctcatcactgcagtgtttgtgggaagagttttaatcAATTTGACAGTTTAGTGAaacaccagagaactcatacaggtgaaaaaccttacaaatgctatCACTGTGAGAAGACGTTTACTCAGTCATGTTCCTTAAAaatccatcagagagttcacactggagagaaaccttacgtctgctctcAATGTGGAAAGCGCTTCACTACTTCATCTCATTTGAGAGTTCATctgagagttcacactggagagaaacctcatcactgcagtgtttgtgggaagagtttcagTCGAAATGGCAGTTTAGTGAaacaccagagaactcatacagaTTAA